Below is a genomic region from Paraburkholderia phenazinium.
TTTCTTTTTCTGCGTCGATTTTTGCGTCTGATTCGATCATCGAGACATGCTTCTCTAACGTGGTGGAGGGCTGTCTGTAGTTGATCAAGAAGGAAAGCGTAGAGCGACAGGCATATCGGCTCATTGGCAGTCGCGCGAATTCTCGCCCGTAACTATTTGAGAGATCGTTCGCATAACGAAAGAGATACTCACCGAAGACATCGCCCGCTCTCTCCGGCTGTGAAATACTGTCGTTCAATCCCAAACCTACGGCGTCGATCTCGATCCATGTATTTTCAGCTCACCGGTACCCATGTGCGGTTGCTCGGCTCGATGCATCTGTTTTCCGCTTCCAGTCCGCGAACGCCCGCTTGGGTCGTGCAGGCGTTCGATTGGGCGGAAGCGCTGGTCTTCGAGTCCGATGCGCAGGCCATCTTGCCGTTTCTCAAGCGAGAGGGCGGGCAGTCGCTTGAGCACGCGTTGCCGCAGGAGGTCTGGCGCAGACTGGACGCATCGTGGCCGTCCGCCGGGGTGCTGGCGCCGCTCGGCGAGTTGCGTCCTTGGGCCGCGATGATGGCGGCCCCTACGCTGTGCCAACGGGTGGTAGAAGGTGTCGAGCCAAGGATGCTCAGGGAAGCCGCGGCGCAAGCGAAGCCGTACCGGTATCTGGAAACCGCCGAGGAGGTGGTGGCCTCGCTCGAATCGATTCCGTTGTCGGCGATCTGCACCGGGCTCGAATTGCTGCTCGCGGATGTGACTGAGCCGCAGCGCACGCTCGAGCGCATGCAGGCCGCGTGGCTGCAGGGTGATCTCCAGGCGATCTACGATGTAGCGGCCGAATCGCCGATATTCAGCTTGCCTGGGATTCGCAGCGCGATCCTCGACGCGCGCAATTGCGCGTGGGCGCCGCGCGTGCGGGAAACCTTGGATACGCCGAAACGCACGCTGGTGGTGGTTGGCGCGCTTCATCTGTGCGGACCAGGCAACCTGATCGAACGACTGCAATATCCCGTCGAGCAGATTCCCTTCAGCGACTGACCGACCGGCGGCGAAGGGTCGGCGTCGCGACGTAGCGCGATGCTTAGAACGTGGCATACGTTCAGCGCAAGTTTTTTGGCAAATGAGCCGCGATTGGCGGTTGGCAATTGCGGTTGATAACGTGGCAATAAGCGCTGCATTCGCGGCATAATTCCGCATCCACCCGCCCACGAGGGTGTAGCCCTTTTGACGTGTTTCCCATGAACGAGCCGCAGCATCCCACAGCCAAGCCGCATCCAGGTTTCGAATGGCGCTGGAAGTATTTCGACGACCTGACCACCGCCGAGGTCTACGCGATGCTGGCCGCGCGCAGCGAGGTATTCGTGATCGAGCAGAATTGCCTGTACGGCGATATCGACGGCCTCGATATCCAGGCATGGCATCTGTTTGCGTTGGGTCCTCACGAAGGCCGGCCAAAGCTGGCGGGCTACCTGCGCGTATTGCTACCTGACGACAGCGATGCCGACATCCGCATAGGCCGCGTGCTGACCACTGCGAATTTTCGCGGCATGGGGCTCGGTAACCAGCTGCTCGAGCGCGCGGTCGGGCACATCGCCAAACAATGGCCCGGCGTGCCGATGCGCCTGCATGCTCAGGCACACCTGCAAGCGTTCTATGGCGCGTTCGGTTTCAAGCCGGTCTCGGACGTACACGAGGAAGACGGCATCCCGCACGTCTGGATGCGCTCGGCCTGAGCCGTCTCGCGCGGTCGCATTGCACGCCGCGCTTTCCCCTTCTGCCTCAACGCCTGTTGTCAGTTAGCCTGTGCAGGCGACTTGACGGCAAATGGTGCGTTGAGCGTTTCCCCATCCGAGAACTGCAGTTTCAGATGCACGGTATCGCCGGGTGCGATCTTGTGCTGCGCGTGCTCCAGCATGATGTGATATCCGCCCGGCGCGATGGCGACCTGGCCATGCGCGGGCACCGTCAGCTTGTCGACCATCACCATCTTCTGCGTCGAACCGTTGGACACCGTCTGATGCAGCATCGCACCCTCGTAGTCGTCGCTCGAGATGTCGGTGAGATCGACCGGCTTGTCGCTCGAGTTGACGAGTGTCACGTAGCCGGCGGCGGGCAGATCGCTCGGCAGCCAGCGCACCCACGCGTGCTGCGCCGAAATGGCCTGTGGTGAGGCCGCTTCAGCGGTGGCGGCGAAGCCAAAGGAGAGGGCGAGCGTGCAGCCCAGCGCGGCGAGAGATCGGGTTTTGAGGTTCATAAACGCAGAGGCAGAAAAAGCGGCCGAAGCCGCGAATGATCAGGAATGGTTGTCAATGATACGACGCAGATCGGCGGCGACCGCGTCGGGTGCATCGCGATCGGTGGCGAGCAGGCGCGCATGGCCTTGCGCATCGAAGACATAGACGGCCGAGCTATGGGTGACTTCGTAGTTGCCGGTCGGATCGCGCTTTTCCATCTGATAGGCAACGCGATATTTGCGCGCCATCGATTCGATCTGACCGTCACTGCCGGTCAGGCCCACGACGTGCTGCGCGTCGAAAGCGCCTACGTAATCATGGAGTTCCTTGGGCGTGTCGCGCGCCGGGTCGACAGTGATGAACAGGATGCGCACGTGCTGTGCGTCCGGGCCGAGGGCGGCGAGCACCTGCATCAGTCGCGCCATGGTTTCGGGGCAGACGTCCGGGCAATGCGTGTAGCCGAAGTAGACGAGCGAGATATCGCCCTTGAAGGCGTCGCCTGTGACGGGCTTGCCGTCATCGCTGGTGAGCGAGAAATCGAGATCGGGCAGATGGCCGGTCACGTTCGTCAGGTGCCATGGCTCTTCCTTGTGCGTACAGCCGGCGAGCAGCCCGAGCGTCATGGCCATGCCTAGCGCCAGCAGTCCCCGCGTCAGGAACCGTTGCGGCAACAGACGCTGCGCCGCACGCGGACGACGAACCATGCGCAGCAACCGCGTATCCGGTTGCACCTGTTGCCGAGAGATTCTGGGGAACAAAGCAGGCATCTATGACTCGATTTAAGGCGGTACGTCGCGAGGGCCGAGGTTGGTATTTCCCGGTGTTGCGGCTCGCGCGCAGACCGGTCAGAGTGGCTGGGACTGTATCGCAAATCGTTGAGCCGCGTCATATGCGGGCCCGCAAGGCCGGCATTGAGAGGCAATTTGACGCATAGTGGTGGGCGTTGTGCTGGACCGGAACCCGCACGGAACGCGCGGTTTTCAAGCGGCTTTTTGCATGACGGATGGGCGGATGCCCCTGCTGGCGTTGCACTCAGCCTTACTTTCCCGAAAAATAGCGGGATGCGCGGTAAGATGCGCACACTTTTGCAGCTCCAGGCGGCTGAAAGGCAAGATAAACCGATGCAAGCACCTCCGGCTGTTCTGTCTCTGAGCGAGACGGCATTTTTCTTCGATTTCGACGGCACCCTCGTCGAATTGGCCCCCACGCCCGATGGCGTGCTGGTGCAGCCTGAGGTCGTCACACTGCTGACCGAGCTGCGCCGCCTCACCAACGGCGCCGCGGCGGTGGTGTCGGGACGTGGCATCGAGAGCATCGACGGCTTGCTCGGCATGCCCGATTTGCCGATCGCGGGGCTGCACGGCGCTGAGCGGCGCGATTCGAACGGTGACACGCAGCGCATCGGCTTTCATGACGAACGCCTGTTGCGCATGGAACAGGTGCTGGCGGAGGTCGTCAACGCAAACGCCGGCATGCTGCTCGAAATCAAGGGAGCAGCGCTCGCGCTGCACTATCGCAACGCGCCGGATCGTGAGCCCGTGGCGCGTGCCGCCACTGAGCGGCTGGTGGCCGACTACCCTGGCTCCTACGTGTTGCAGCCCGGCAAGATGGTCTACGAGATCAAACCGAAGGACGTCGACAAGGGTCGCTCAGTGCGGGCGTTTCTCGATGAGCCGCCGTTCACCGGCCGCCGGCCGGTTTTTGCCGGCGACGATCTGACCGACGAGAAGGGCTTCGCGGTCGTCAACGAACTCGGCGGCGTGTCGATCAAGGTCGGCCCAGGCGACACGATTGCGCGCTCGCGGCTCGATTCGGTGGGCGCCTTGCTCGGCTGGCTCGACGCCATCGTCACCGCGGCGCGCAGCGCATGACTCGCGCTGCGTCTCGCTGCACTCCGCTCGTTCTTCTGCACGGAAACCGCGCTTCATGAGCCGACTGATTATCGTATCGAACCGGGTCGCGCCGATCTCGGAAGGCGGCCCGGCGGCAGGCGGTCTGGCGGTCGGCGTCTACGATGCGCTGAAGGAAACCGGCGGCATGTGGTTTGGCTGGAGCGGCGACGTGGTCAGCTCCGGGCAACCGCAGATCAGCGTGGAAGAGCGCGGCCCGGTGACTTTCGCCACCATTGCGCTGGTGCGGCGCGATTACGACCAGTACTACCGCGGCTTTTCGAATGCCACTTTGTGGCCGGCGTTTCACTACCGCGCGGATCTGCTGCAATACGACCGGCATGACTTCGGCGGTTATTGCCGCGTCAACACCTGGCTCGCGCAGCAACTCGTGCCGCTGTTACGCGCTGACGACGTGATCTGGGTTCATGACTATCATCTGATCCCGTTTGCGCAGGCCTTGCGTGCGGCGGGCGTCAAGAATCGTATTGGCTTCTTTCTGCATATCCCGTTTCCGGCCTCGCAGGTGTTGCTGGCGGTGCCACCGCATCGCGAACTTGTCGAAGCGCTGTGCTCGTTCGACCTGCTCGGCTTCCAGACCGCGCCCGACCTGCGCGCGTTTTGCGACTACATCGTCAACGAGGCTAACGGCAGCGTCGAAGCGTCCGCTGGGGGCCCGGCTGTCGTGCAGGCGTTTGGCCGGACCTTGAAGGCATCGGCGTATCCGATCGGCGTTTATCCGGACGAGATCGCCGAACTCGCGAAAGCAGGCGAGCGCGGCAAGCCGGTGCGCACGATGAAGGCGACGCTGCACTCGCGCAAGCTCATCATGAGCGTCGACCGCCTCGACTATTCTAAGGGGCTGGTGGAGCGGTTCCGGGCCTTCGAGCGTCTGCTTGAGCATTCCCCGGCGCAGCGCAACAAGGTTTCGTTTCTACAGATTGCACCGCCGACCCGGGCCGACCTGAACGCCTATCAGGACATCCGTCTGCAACTGGAAGGCGAATCGGGGCGTATCAATGGCCGTTTTGCCGAGCTCGACTGGGCGCCGATTCTCTACATTCATCGTCAGTACGAGCGGTCGGTGCTGGCGGCGCTGTTTCGCACGGCGCACGTTGGTTTCGTCACGCCGTTGCGTGACGGCATGAACCTCGTCGCCAAGGAGTATGTGTCGGCGCAGGATCCGGAAGATCCGGGCGTGCTGGTGCTGTCGCGTTTCGCGGGGGCAGCGCAGGAACTGGACGGCGCGCTGATCGTCAATCCGGTGGATATCGACGGCATGGCAGAGGCGCTAGCGACTGCGTTGTCGATGCCGCTGGTCGAGCGTCAGTCGCGTTATCGCGACATGATGGTGCGCTTGCGCGAGAACAACGTCTCGGTGTGGCGCGATAACTTCATGCGCGATTTGCAGGCGTCGGGCACGGTGGTGGACGGCGAGGAGGGGACGCCAGCGGTCGGCCGT
It encodes:
- the otsA gene encoding alpha,alpha-trehalose-phosphate synthase (UDP-forming); the protein is MSRLIIVSNRVAPISEGGPAAGGLAVGVYDALKETGGMWFGWSGDVVSSGQPQISVEERGPVTFATIALVRRDYDQYYRGFSNATLWPAFHYRADLLQYDRHDFGGYCRVNTWLAQQLVPLLRADDVIWVHDYHLIPFAQALRAAGVKNRIGFFLHIPFPASQVLLAVPPHRELVEALCSFDLLGFQTAPDLRAFCDYIVNEANGSVEASAGGPAVVQAFGRTLKASAYPIGVYPDEIAELAKAGERGKPVRTMKATLHSRKLIMSVDRLDYSKGLVERFRAFERLLEHSPAQRNKVSFLQIAPPTRADLNAYQDIRLQLEGESGRINGRFAELDWAPILYIHRQYERSVLAALFRTAHVGFVTPLRDGMNLVAKEYVSAQDPEDPGVLVLSRFAGAAQELDGALIVNPVDIDGMAEALATALSMPLVERQSRYRDMMVRLRENNVSVWRDNFMRDLQASGTVVDGEEGTPAVGRESLAR
- a CDS encoding SCO family protein, encoding MVRRPRAAQRLLPQRFLTRGLLALGMAMTLGLLAGCTHKEEPWHLTNVTGHLPDLDFSLTSDDGKPVTGDAFKGDISLVYFGYTHCPDVCPETMARLMQVLAALGPDAQHVRILFITVDPARDTPKELHDYVGAFDAQHVVGLTGSDGQIESMARKYRVAYQMEKRDPTGNYEVTHSSAVYVFDAQGHARLLATDRDAPDAVAADLRRIIDNHS
- the otsB gene encoding trehalose-phosphatase, whose amino-acid sequence is MQAPPAVLSLSETAFFFDFDGTLVELAPTPDGVLVQPEVVTLLTELRRLTNGAAAVVSGRGIESIDGLLGMPDLPIAGLHGAERRDSNGDTQRIGFHDERLLRMEQVLAEVVNANAGMLLEIKGAALALHYRNAPDREPVARAATERLVADYPGSYVLQPGKMVYEIKPKDVDKGRSVRAFLDEPPFTGRRPVFAGDDLTDEKGFAVVNELGGVSIKVGPGDTIARSRLDSVGALLGWLDAIVTAARSA
- a CDS encoding GNAT family N-acetyltransferase → MNEPQHPTAKPHPGFEWRWKYFDDLTTAEVYAMLAARSEVFVIEQNCLYGDIDGLDIQAWHLFALGPHEGRPKLAGYLRVLLPDDSDADIRIGRVLTTANFRGMGLGNQLLERAVGHIAKQWPGVPMRLHAQAHLQAFYGAFGFKPVSDVHEEDGIPHVWMRSA
- a CDS encoding copper chaperone PCu(A)C, with the translated sequence MNLKTRSLAALGCTLALSFGFAATAEAASPQAISAQHAWVRWLPSDLPAAGYVTLVNSSDKPVDLTDISSDDYEGAMLHQTVSNGSTQKMVMVDKLTVPAHGQVAIAPGGYHIMLEHAQHKIAPGDTVHLKLQFSDGETLNAPFAVKSPAQAN
- a CDS encoding TraB/GumN family protein — encoded protein: MYFQLTGTHVRLLGSMHLFSASSPRTPAWVVQAFDWAEALVFESDAQAILPFLKREGGQSLEHALPQEVWRRLDASWPSAGVLAPLGELRPWAAMMAAPTLCQRVVEGVEPRMLREAAAQAKPYRYLETAEEVVASLESIPLSAICTGLELLLADVTEPQRTLERMQAAWLQGDLQAIYDVAAESPIFSLPGIRSAILDARNCAWAPRVRETLDTPKRTLVVVGALHLCGPGNLIERLQYPVEQIPFSD